The Sorangiineae bacterium MSr11954 DNA segment GCTCATCGTGCGGCCCAGCGACTTCCGCGTGGCCACCGAGCTGCTCGACACGGGCGACGCCGACGTGGCCATGACGCCCACGCGCCCGATGGCGCCGCGGTTCGAGGGCCGCTACCGCAGCGAGACCCTCTACTCCGATGGCTTCCTCGCCATCTTCGATCCGAAGCAGATCCCCGAAGGCGCGCCCCTCGGCATGGATCGCTACCTCGCGGTGCCGCATCTCCTCGTCTCGTTCACCGGCGTGCTGCGCGGGGCCATCGACGATCGACTCGCCGAGCTCGGCAAATCGCGGACGGTGGCCGCGGCCGTCGCGCGCTTCGCGACCTTGCCGTTTCTCTTGAAGCGCGCGCCCATGCTGGCGAATGTTCCCTCGCTCACGGCGTGCCGCTACGCCAAGGCGTTTCGCCTGGCGGTAAGCCCGCTTCCCTTCGACTCGCCACGCTTCGATCTCGCCCTGGTATGGCACGCACGCTTCGAGGGCGATCCCGCGCTGCGATGGTTTTGCGATCAACTCCGCGCGGTCCTCGCGGCGGCGCGATTGGCCGCGGTTGACAACGCATGTGCGGCGACCCTAAAGCACCCAACTGGGCGTCTCTAGTTTCAATTGGCGGGGAATGGCAAGGTGGCGATGGGCAGTGCACGTGCATTGGTAATTGCGGTTTGGGCGTTTGCTGCAATGGGCTGTCGGGAGAAGACGGCCACGGAGAGCAAACCGGCTGGAGAATCGACTGCAGCGAGCGCAGCAGCAGCGACGGCGACGAGCGATACCATCGTCATTGGTCACGTTGGCGCACTCACCGGTGGCGACGCGACCTTCGGCACGTCCACCGACAACGCGTTCAAGATTGCAGTCGCCGAGCAAAATAAGAAAAACGGTATCAAAGGAAAAAAGATCGAGCTGAGGTCGCTCGACGATCAGGGCAAGGCGGACGAGGCCTCCGTGGTCGCGACCCGGCTCATCACCCAAGACAAGGTCAGTCTTCTGCTCGGTGAGGAGTCGTCCAGCCGTTCGCTCGCCGTGGCCCCCATCGCGGATTTGAACAAGATCCCGATGATTACGGCGACCTCGACCAATCCCAAGGTCACCCAAGACGGCGATAAAACGCGCCCCTACGTCTTTCGCGTCTGCTTCATCGATCCCTTCCAAGGGACGGTGATGGCCAAGTTCGCGCACGACAACTTGAAGCTCACCAAGGTCGCCATTTTGCGCGATATGGGCAACGACTACTCGGTTGGCCTCTCGAAGTACTTTACGGCCAAATTCACCGAGCTCGGTGGGCAAGTCGTTGGCGAGGTGAGCTTCAAGGTGGGCGATCAGGACTTCAAGGCGCAGCTCACGGCCCTGAAGTCGAAGAACGCCGAGGCCATCTATATCCCTGCATACTACACAGAAGTCGCGCTCATCGCGCGCCAGGCGCGCGAGCTCGGCATGAAGCTGCCGCTCTTGGGCGGCGACGGGTGGGACTCGCCCAAGCTCTACGACGTGGCCAAGGGCGCGCTCGACGGTTCGTACTTCTCGAACCACTACAGCCCCGAGGATCCTTCGCCCATCGTTCAGGACTACATCGCCAAGTACAAGACCACCTACGGCGTGGCGCCGGACGCATTCGCCGTTCTGGGCTACGACGCCGCCAACATCGCCTTCGCCGCCATGGAGCGCGCCAAGGATCTCACCGGCCCGTCCATCCGCGAGGCGCTGGAGCAGACCAAGGACTACAAGGGCGCGACGGGCACCATCACCATCGACGGCAAGCACGACGCCGTCAAATCGGCGGTGGTCATGACCATCGAGAAGAATCAGCCCAAGTACAAGGCGACCATCGATCCGTGATGGCGTGATCGCGTCCGGCCCGGCGCGCCGATTTTCGAATCGGCGCGGCGATCTCGAGCCGTGGCGCCGATTTGGCTGACGCGCCGATTTCGAGTCGTGGCAGCCGATTCGGCTGGCGCGCTGAATCACGGCTTCGAGAATGGAATCGTCGTGGTGAGCCGGATGAACCCGAGCCGCTCCAGAATGGGGCGGCTCTCGGGGGACGCATCGACATGCAGATACCGCACGCCCCGCTCTGCCGCGAGGCGTGCGCGGTAGGCGATCAGGGCGCGGTACAGGCCGCGCCCGCGCCATTGGGGGAGGGTGCCGCCGCCCCACAAGCTGGCGAACTCCGCGCCGTCGTGAAACTCGATGCGCGCGGCGGACACCGGGCGATGCTCCGCGAGCACCATCACCGGCACCACGCTGTGGGGTGCGGCCGTCATTTGCGCGAGCAGCGCTTCGCCAAAGCCGGGGCGCGGGCCGAACACGTCATCGTGCAGCGACGCGAGCAGGGCGATGCTCGCCGCGTCGGTCGCGGGCACGAGGCGCACGCCGTCCGGCACGATCCCATCGGTCGCGAGCTCGGAGACTTGGGCCACCATGACCGACTCGGGCTCCCCCGCGTCGAAGCCCGCGGCCTGCAGGCGCTGGGGCAAATCCGCGGGCTGGTCGTGGCCGTGGTACTTCCACTCGAACGATCGACCGAGCTTGGCAAAGTCGTGCACCTGTTCGGCGATGAGGGCGTCGGCGTTGGCGGCGTCGAGATCGGACCAGAGAACGGCGCACTCGCGATCGAGCTCCGCGTTCACCCAACGAACGATGCGCCCCGCGCGCTCCTCGGCGCGGGTGCCGGGATGATTCGGCTTGGCGTGACGGCGCATCTGCGCGTCGAATGTGGCGAGCATGGCCGGCGTGGGCGAGATGGAGGACATGGACGATGGGGGCGGGCTGCCCGCAGGGTGCGAGCTCGGTTGGGGATGGCTCATGATGTCGGTGTCGGTACCCCCATGGGATGACCGCACGATGCGGGCGGGCGCTTGCGGAGTGATGCGGCTGGCGATGCGGGCGGGCCAATCGTCGACGAGCAAGGTCATGCAGCGCTGCGAAAAGAGGCGTTCGAAAGGCCCGGTCGCATGGTCGGGAGGCCCTGCGACCGCGTGAAGCGCGAAGCCCTCGTGGATGGGAACGAGCAAAACGCCGCGCGCGCCGGGTTTTGCTTCGGGAACGATGCCCATGGCCACCCGATCGCCGGCCCGCAAAGTATGGTGGAGCAGCTCAAAGTCGGTGTGGTCTTCGGTGGTGAGCGCGGTGACCAGCCAGTAGAGCGACGGCCACCGCTCGGCGCGCAGCTCGCGTTGGGGCACGAACTCCACGATTCGGATGGTGCCCGGGGTGGGGTCGGCCTTGAGGAGGCGGCCGCCCTCCGCGCGCGCGAAGGCATCGATGGGACGCACGATGGTCTCGATGATTCGCGTGGGCGCACGGCGGGGCATGCAGACCGTATCGGCCGGCAAGCTCGGCGTGTTGTGCCCTATTTCGTGTCGATCTTTTGCACCACCATCTTGTAGTAGACGGTGACCTTGTCTCCTTTTTTCGCCTTCAGATCCTTGGACCCCTCGGTGGAGAACTGCCAAATCTCTCCGCCCTTGTCGACCGAGATGGTTCCGGAACCGACCTCGGTCACGGTCCCCGTGTACTGATACTGCTTGGCGGCGGCGGCATAGCCGGCGCCAGCGGCGAGCACGAGCGAGAGGGCAATCGCGCTGACGATGGTGAGACGACGCATGGGTACGGCCTCCTGGTACGAAGTCATCCGCCTGGATCGGCGGGCGCCGCGATCCTAGCAGTGTGGAACGAAGCTCCGACAGGAGTGTTAAGCTTGCGCCCGAAATGGTCACGCCCATGGAGCCCCTCGCGCTCGCGGCAAACGCAGCGCCGGAGACCTTGCTCGACGAGTTCGCCGAGGAGCGCGTTTACATCGCGGTTCACGATGCCTCGCGGCTCGCGTGGAACGTGTCGGTGCCGGTGCTGGAGAGCGGCCGCCTCGCCTACGAGCTCACGGTGGAGCTCGAAGTGCCCACCAACGTGGTCGGCTCGTTCGATCCCTGGGCCGGGCTGCAGTCGTACGCGCGCCTCGATGGCGAAAGCGAACGAGGCGCCAAGAACGAGAGAGGTACCAAGAGCCCACCTGGAACGCCGGAGGCCTTCCGCCGCGAGATCATCGGCGTCTCCTTCAAGCTGGCCCGCGCGCGCAGCGGTTTCGCCCGGCACTGCACCTTGGTTCAATCCTCGAACCTCCCCGACGCCGACCATGTGCACGCATTGGTCCTCTGGATCGCGGCCGGCCGCGGCGCGCTCGCCCAAGCGCGCTCCAGCCTCCTGCGCGCGGCGCCCGCCCGCGATGCCCGCGACGAACGCAGTTCGCCGGACGAACGCGCCGCCCGCGACGAACGCGGATCGCCGGACGAACGCACCGCCCGCGTTGAACGCAGTTCGCCGGACGAACGCGCCGCCCGCGACGAACGCGACGAACGCGATCCCGGCGACGAACGCGCCAAGGAACGGCGCCTGGCCGACGAGTTCCTCAGCGCGCAGCTCTGGAGCGTGCTGACCGACTGCGCGCGCGCGCTGGCCGACACCAAGCGGGCGCTCTTGGAACGTTCACGGAGCGAGGCCGACGCGCTCGACGCCGTCGAGGAAGCGCTCTCCGACGCGCTGCGGGAGGAGATCGCCTACCGCCGGCAAGCGCAGTTCATCTATGCCGAGCCGGCGAACGCCCTCGAGCTCGAGCGGCTCGTGGCCCGGCTTCGCGGGTTGAAGAAGCACTTCGAGCGGGTGCTGTTCCTCGAGATCGAGAGCTACGAGGTGCTCAATCGGCTGGGCAGCTGGTTCTCGGCGGCGGCGGCGATGCTGGCCTACCTCTGGTTCTTCTTTTGGCAGCTCACCTTGGAGCGGCACCGCGGAACGGCGGCCATTGGCTCGGGCGTGCTGGTGTTCGCCTTGGTGACCGCCGTCGTCTACGCCTCGCGCGAGCGCCTCAAAGAGGCGGGCCGCAACTGGCTCGCAGGGCGCGCGCAGAGCATGTTCGCCCAAAGGCGGACGCACTACCGCCTGCCCGCGCAGCCCGTGCTCCCCGCGCAGGCCGTGCTGCCCCTACGACCGAGCCGGCGCGGCGCCGTGGTGGGCGCGGCGCGCGAGTCGTTCTCCCAGAGCGTTGCGCAGCGCCCCGATCCGGTGAGCCCCGAGGCCTCGTCGATGCTCGATGTCACGGTGCTGCGCTTTTCGCACCGCGGCTTCGTGGCGGCGC contains these protein-coding regions:
- a CDS encoding ABC transporter substrate-binding protein; this encodes MGCREKTATESKPAGESTAASAAAATATSDTIVIGHVGALTGGDATFGTSTDNAFKIAVAEQNKKNGIKGKKIELRSLDDQGKADEASVVATRLITQDKVSLLLGEESSSRSLAVAPIADLNKIPMITATSTNPKVTQDGDKTRPYVFRVCFIDPFQGTVMAKFAHDNLKLTKVAILRDMGNDYSVGLSKYFTAKFTELGGQVVGEVSFKVGDQDFKAQLTALKSKNAEAIYIPAYYTEVALIARQARELGMKLPLLGGDGWDSPKLYDVAKGALDGSYFSNHYSPEDPSPIVQDYIAKYKTTYGVAPDAFAVLGYDAANIAFAAMERAKDLTGPSIREALEQTKDYKGATGTITIDGKHDAVKSAVVMTIEKNQPKYKATIDP
- a CDS encoding LysR substrate-binding domain-containing protein, producing MNEINEIDLRRVDLNLLVVFAALMRERSVRRAASCLYIGPSAVSMALGRLREVFHDELLVRGREAMEPTPRAVELYERLGPLLRSLHEVVLTPPPFDPARAERTIRLACPDDLDAVLLPRLMAVLQRKAPGMKLIVRPSDFRVATELLDTGDADVAMTPTRPMAPRFEGRYRSETLYSDGFLAIFDPKQIPEGAPLGMDRYLAVPHLLVSFTGVLRGAIDDRLAELGKSRTVAAAVARFATLPFLLKRAPMLANVPSLTACRYAKAFRLAVSPLPFDSPRFDLALVWHARFEGDPALRWFCDQLRAVLAAARLAAVDNACAATLKHPTGRL
- a CDS encoding GNAT family N-acetyltransferase, whose amino-acid sequence is MPRRAPTRIIETIVRPIDAFARAEGGRLLKADPTPGTIRIVEFVPQRELRAERWPSLYWLVTALTTEDHTDFELLHHTLRAGDRVAMGIVPEAKPGARGVLLVPIHEGFALHAVAGPPDHATGPFERLFSQRCMTLLVDDWPARIASRITPQAPARIVRSSHGGTDTDIMSHPQPSSHPAGSPPPSSMSSISPTPAMLATFDAQMRRHAKPNHPGTRAEERAGRIVRWVNAELDRECAVLWSDLDAANADALIAEQVHDFAKLGRSFEWKYHGHDQPADLPQRLQAAGFDAGEPESVMVAQVSELATDGIVPDGVRLVPATDAASIALLASLHDDVFGPRPGFGEALLAQMTAAPHSVVPVMVLAEHRPVSAARIEFHDGAEFASLWGGGTLPQWRGRGLYRALIAYRARLAAERGVRYLHVDASPESRPILERLGFIRLTTTIPFSKP